Proteins encoded within one genomic window of Labrys wisconsinensis:
- a CDS encoding DUF917 domain-containing protein, whose amino-acid sequence MKLDGADLLDLARGAAFLGTGGGGDPYVGRLMVQQCLDDGLTVEVIDPLDVPDDALVIPTAMMGAPTVLVEKIPSGEEAIASLRALEAHFGRRAFATMPIEIGGINSTIPLVVGARLGLPIVDADGMGRAFPELQMETFGVYGISGSPLCVTNEYGDSALIHGRDNKMMEWLARGAAIRMGGCAYIAEYGMSGADMKRTSIRNTLTLAMRIGRCLREAKDRHENPFDALLRLLPDTPYSYGRIIFKGKIVDMRRETRAGFSVGRARIEGLEGWDGLMEIEIQNENLIARLDGQVRAIVPDLICIMDSETAEPITTEQLRFGQRVTVLSVAVPAIMRSPEALDVFGPKGFGLTEPFTPIESIV is encoded by the coding sequence ATGAAGCTCGACGGCGCCGATCTCCTCGACCTCGCCCGCGGCGCCGCCTTCCTCGGCACCGGCGGCGGCGGCGACCCCTATGTCGGGCGCCTGATGGTGCAGCAATGCCTCGACGACGGCCTGACGGTGGAGGTGATCGACCCGCTCGACGTGCCCGACGACGCCCTGGTCATCCCCACCGCCATGATGGGCGCGCCGACCGTGCTGGTGGAGAAGATCCCGAGCGGGGAGGAGGCGATCGCTTCGCTGAGGGCGTTGGAGGCCCATTTCGGCCGCCGCGCCTTCGCCACCATGCCGATCGAGATCGGCGGCATCAACTCCACCATCCCGCTGGTGGTCGGCGCCCGGCTCGGCCTGCCGATCGTCGACGCCGACGGCATGGGCCGGGCCTTCCCGGAGCTGCAGATGGAGACCTTCGGGGTCTACGGCATCTCCGGCAGCCCGCTCTGCGTCACCAACGAGTACGGCGACAGCGCCCTGATCCACGGCCGCGACAACAAGATGATGGAATGGCTGGCGCGCGGCGCCGCCATCCGCATGGGCGGCTGCGCCTATATCGCCGAATACGGCATGTCCGGCGCCGATATGAAGCGCACCTCGATCCGCAACACGCTGACGCTGGCCATGCGCATCGGTCGCTGCCTGCGAGAGGCCAAGGACCGGCACGAGAACCCGTTCGACGCCCTGCTCCGGCTCCTGCCCGACACGCCCTATTCCTACGGGCGCATCATCTTCAAGGGCAAGATCGTCGACATGCGGCGCGAGACGCGCGCCGGCTTTTCCGTCGGTCGTGCCCGCATCGAGGGGCTGGAGGGCTGGGACGGGCTGATGGAGATCGAGATCCAGAACGAGAACCTCATCGCCCGCCTCGACGGCCAGGTCCGGGCCATCGTGCCGGACCTGATCTGCATCATGGACAGCGAGACCGCCGAGCCGATCACCACGGAGCAGCTGCGCTTCGGCCAGCGCGTCACGGTGCTGTCGGTGGCGGTGCCGGCGATCATGCGCTCGCCCGAGGCGCTCGACGTGTTCGGACCGAAGGGCTTCGGTCTCACGGAGCCGTTCACCCCGATCGAGAGCATCGTCTGA
- a CDS encoding hydantoinase/oxoprolinase family protein, whose protein sequence is MRIGIDVGGTNTDAALMDGLLVKSACKTPTTPDVSSGITAVLRQVLEGTGVGPADIEAVMIGTTHFTNAVVERRRLLEVAAIRLGLPATKALPPLTDWPADLADTLGRHVFMVRGGNEFDGREIAPLDEAEIRRIAGEIRARGLKAAAVTSVFSPVTSVMEKRAAEILLAEVPGLRISLSHEVGRVGFLERENATIMNACLADLAAKVVSSFRIALKEMRIAAPFFISQNDGTLMTPDFVERYPVLTFASGPTNSMRGAAMLAARKEAMVVDIGGTTSDVGMLMHGFPRESAVSVDIGGVRTNFRMPDVVALGLGGGSIVRDDGRRIGPDSVGYEITSRALVFGGDTLTTTDIVVAAGLEQIGDPELVRHVPRSTIDNALDTIHRMVDEVVDRMKTSAEPLPVILVGGGAILVSRDLPSASEVIRPENAAVANAIGAAIAQVGGEVDRIYSLEGTSRDAVLGAAKQEASDRAAEAGAAAGSIKIVDIEEVPLAYLPGSATRIRIKAVGDLVIA, encoded by the coding sequence ATGCGCATCGGCATCGACGTCGGCGGCACCAACACGGATGCCGCCCTGATGGACGGCCTCCTCGTTAAGTCCGCCTGCAAGACCCCGACCACGCCGGACGTCTCCTCCGGCATCACGGCGGTGCTGCGCCAGGTGCTGGAGGGCACCGGCGTCGGGCCGGCCGACATCGAGGCGGTGATGATCGGCACCACCCATTTCACCAACGCGGTGGTCGAGCGGCGGCGGCTCCTGGAGGTGGCGGCGATCCGCCTCGGCCTGCCCGCGACCAAGGCGCTGCCGCCGCTGACCGACTGGCCCGCCGACCTCGCCGACACCCTCGGCCGGCACGTCTTCATGGTGCGCGGCGGCAACGAGTTCGACGGCCGCGAGATCGCGCCGCTCGACGAAGCCGAGATCCGCCGCATCGCCGGCGAGATCCGCGCCCGCGGCCTGAAGGCTGCGGCGGTCACCTCGGTGTTCTCGCCGGTGACCTCGGTGATGGAGAAGCGTGCCGCCGAGATCCTTCTCGCCGAGGTCCCCGGCCTCAGGATCTCGCTCAGCCACGAGGTCGGCCGCGTCGGCTTCCTCGAGCGGGAGAACGCCACGATCATGAATGCCTGCCTGGCGGACCTCGCCGCCAAGGTGGTGAGCTCCTTCCGCATCGCCTTGAAGGAGATGCGCATCGCCGCGCCGTTCTTCATCAGCCAGAACGACGGCACGCTGATGACCCCCGACTTCGTCGAGCGCTACCCCGTCCTCACCTTCGCCTCCGGCCCGACCAACTCGATGCGCGGCGCCGCCATGCTCGCCGCCCGCAAGGAGGCGATGGTGGTCGATATCGGCGGCACCACCTCGGATGTCGGCATGCTGATGCACGGCTTCCCGCGAGAATCCGCCGTCTCCGTCGACATCGGCGGGGTGCGCACCAATTTCCGCATGCCCGACGTGGTCGCGCTCGGCCTCGGCGGCGGCAGCATCGTGCGCGACGACGGCCGGCGTATCGGCCCGGATTCCGTCGGCTACGAGATCACCAGCCGGGCCCTGGTGTTCGGCGGCGACACCCTGACGACGACCGACATCGTCGTCGCCGCGGGGCTGGAGCAGATCGGCGATCCCGAGCTGGTGCGCCACGTGCCGCGCTCGACCATCGACAACGCCCTCGACACCATCCACCGCATGGTCGACGAGGTGGTGGACCGCATGAAGACCAGCGCCGAGCCCCTGCCGGTGATCCTGGTCGGCGGCGGCGCCATCCTGGTCTCGCGCGACCTGCCCTCCGCCTCCGAGGTGATCCGGCCCGAGAATGCCGCGGTCGCCAACGCCATCGGCGCGGCCATCGCCCAGGTCGGCGGCGAGGTCGACCGCATCTATTCCCTCGAAGGCACCAGCCGCGACGCGGTGCTGGGCGCGGCCAAGCAGGAGGCCTCCGACCGGGCCGCGGAGGCCGGTGCGGCGGCCGGGAGCATCAAGATCGTCGATATCGAGGAGGTGCCGCTCGCCTATCTGCCCGGCAGCGCCACCCGCATCCGCATCAAGGCGGTCGGCGACCTGGTGATCGCATGA
- a CDS encoding ABC transporter ATP-binding protein produces MSDVQLKRLTKAYGGSVAVNAVDLHIRQGEFFSLLGPSGCGKTTTLRMIAGFVRPSGGQILVGGEDITALPPEKRGIGIVFQNYAIFPHMSVAENIAFGLMLRKQPRETIRRKVADALRQVGLTGYDERFQRQLSGGEQQRVALARVLVTEPRILLLDEPLSALDKSLREDMKYWIKDLQRSLGITTVYVTHDQDEALTMSDRIGVMNRSVVVQVGTPQEIYESPQDLFVTTFIGHSNVFDVTLKRRTGEGVVVDLAGTELPSAGGRDLPDGAAAKLVVRPENVLLFGPGEAADVPIRLPATVLGETYQGAIVRYRLDVGGQTLVAERQNQSRLARFPVGGMVTVGWDPDRGKTLHA; encoded by the coding sequence ATGTCCGACGTCCAGCTCAAGCGTCTCACCAAGGCCTATGGCGGCTCGGTCGCGGTCAACGCGGTCGACCTCCACATCCGCCAGGGCGAGTTCTTCTCCCTGCTCGGCCCCTCCGGCTGCGGCAAGACGACGACGCTGCGGATGATCGCCGGCTTCGTCCGGCCGAGCGGCGGGCAGATCCTGGTCGGCGGCGAGGACATCACCGCGCTGCCGCCGGAAAAGCGCGGCATCGGCATCGTCTTCCAGAACTACGCCATCTTCCCGCATATGAGCGTGGCCGAGAACATCGCCTTCGGGCTGATGCTGCGCAAGCAGCCGCGCGAGACCATCCGCCGCAAGGTCGCCGACGCGCTGCGCCAGGTCGGGCTCACCGGCTATGACGAGCGCTTCCAGCGCCAGCTCTCCGGCGGCGAGCAGCAGCGCGTGGCGCTGGCCCGGGTGCTGGTGACCGAGCCCCGCATCCTGCTGCTCGACGAGCCGCTCTCGGCGCTCGACAAGAGCCTGCGCGAGGACATGAAATACTGGATCAAGGACCTGCAGCGCTCGCTCGGCATCACCACGGTCTATGTCACGCACGACCAGGACGAGGCGCTGACCATGTCCGACCGCATCGGCGTGATGAACCGCTCCGTCGTGGTGCAGGTCGGCACGCCGCAGGAGATCTACGAAAGCCCGCAGGACCTGTTCGTCACCACCTTCATCGGCCATTCCAACGTGTTCGACGTCACGCTGAAGCGCCGGACCGGGGAGGGGGTGGTGGTCGACCTCGCCGGCACCGAGCTGCCCAGCGCCGGCGGCCGCGACCTTCCCGACGGCGCGGCGGCGAAGCTGGTGGTGCGGCCGGAGAACGTCCTGCTGTTCGGCCCCGGCGAGGCGGCCGACGTGCCGATCCGCCTGCCCGCCACCGTGCTCGGCGAGACCTATCAGGGAGCGATCGTGCGCTACCGCCTCGACGTCGGCGGCCAGACGCTGGTGGCCGAGCGCCAGAACCAGTCGCGCCTCGCCCGCTTTCCCGTCGGCGGCATGGTCACGGTCGGCTGGGATCCCGATCGCGGCAAGACGCTGCACGCCTGA
- a CDS encoding ABC transporter substrate-binding protein, which produces MKDSRSPRTGLTRRKLLQTGAAAAALPLFNINHAWSADVAYDGGVFDAGGATLRVGEWGGPWGDLVSKYLLTQFQKDFNCKISYDSSWPWFPKFVAGGAEKPPLDITNWNLPEMFKTAKAGDFFLKIDEVLPNVPNGKHLWPFATANGVGVTWAFGQYGYAYRTDLVKTPPAAFKDLWKPEFAGKRGTYITSNTLQMDFFLVACSLFGKDQYDLEAGYQAMKELMPAKISDFTGNMQSLMERGEVIVAVLDDAEPMQARDKGAPFAFWYWTEKQPVLTQTYTVSRYADPVQKKLAFALLDRALTADFLTPMGKEFYIRPTISNMELPPNLVRAGVKNSADAIKDFWIPDWNAYLANEDDIVEKVNGIFAG; this is translated from the coding sequence ATGAAGGACAGCCGATCCCCCCGCACCGGCCTGACGCGCCGCAAGCTCCTGCAGACCGGCGCCGCGGCGGCGGCGCTGCCGCTGTTCAACATCAACCATGCCTGGTCGGCCGACGTGGCCTATGACGGCGGCGTGTTCGACGCCGGCGGGGCGACGCTGCGCGTCGGCGAGTGGGGCGGGCCCTGGGGCGATCTCGTCTCCAAATACCTGCTCACCCAGTTCCAGAAGGACTTCAACTGCAAGATCTCCTACGATTCCTCCTGGCCCTGGTTCCCGAAATTCGTGGCCGGCGGCGCCGAGAAGCCGCCGCTCGACATCACCAACTGGAACCTGCCGGAGATGTTCAAGACGGCCAAGGCGGGCGACTTCTTCCTGAAGATCGACGAGGTCCTGCCCAACGTCCCCAACGGCAAGCATCTGTGGCCCTTCGCCACCGCCAACGGCGTCGGCGTCACCTGGGCCTTCGGCCAGTACGGCTATGCCTACCGCACGGACCTGGTGAAGACGCCGCCGGCCGCCTTCAAGGACCTGTGGAAGCCCGAATTTGCCGGCAAGCGCGGCACCTACATCACCTCCAACACGCTGCAGATGGACTTCTTCCTGGTGGCCTGCAGCCTGTTCGGCAAGGACCAGTATGACCTGGAAGCCGGCTACCAGGCGATGAAGGAGCTGATGCCGGCCAAGATCTCCGACTTCACCGGCAACATGCAGTCGCTGATGGAGCGCGGCGAGGTGATCGTCGCCGTGCTCGACGACGCCGAGCCGATGCAGGCGCGCGACAAGGGCGCCCCCTTCGCCTTCTGGTACTGGACGGAGAAGCAGCCGGTGCTGACCCAGACCTACACGGTCAGCCGCTATGCCGACCCCGTGCAGAAGAAGCTCGCCTTCGCCCTGCTCGACCGGGCGCTGACCGCGGACTTCCTCACGCCGATGGGCAAGGAGTTCTACATCCGCCCGACCATCAGCAACATGGAGCTGCCGCCCAACCTGGTCAGGGCCGGCGTCAAGAACTCCGCCGACGCGATCAAGGACTTCTGGATCCCCGACTGGAACGCCTACCTCGCCAACGAGGACGACATCGTCGAGAAGGTCAACGGCATCTTCGCCGGCTGA
- a CDS encoding ABC transporter permease, producing the protein MREEPAVPLVFKVVAVLALVVLLLPVAIVILAGLNAGDYLTFPPQGLSLRWIQAFLTDPTFLHAYLFSFGLALGATVISTVLGTAAALFLTRSESPAVAALRGFFMLPIVLPGVVLGLALYVFYVTSGIGLSRTVAGMLIGHVLVTMPFVVATVTASLVGFDLSLEEAARSLGASPFTAFRKITLRIVSSGISAGAIFAFIVSFGQFEVALFLSTPNMQTLPMAMYISLRYAFQPIAAAAGIFAIALVVVSTVITSRLVNLRRMFGA; encoded by the coding sequence ATGCGCGAGGAGCCGGCCGTCCCGCTGGTGTTCAAGGTCGTCGCGGTGCTGGCGCTGGTGGTGCTGCTGCTGCCGGTGGCGATCGTCATCCTCGCCGGGCTCAATGCCGGGGATTATCTGACCTTCCCGCCGCAGGGCCTGTCCCTGCGCTGGATCCAGGCCTTCCTCACCGACCCGACCTTCCTCCACGCCTATCTCTTCAGCTTCGGCCTCGCGCTGGGCGCCACCGTGATCTCCACCGTGCTCGGCACGGCGGCGGCGCTGTTCCTCACCCGCTCGGAAAGCCCGGCCGTGGCGGCGCTGCGCGGCTTCTTCATGCTGCCGATCGTCCTGCCCGGCGTGGTGCTGGGCCTGGCGCTCTACGTGTTCTACGTCACCTCGGGCATCGGCCTGTCGCGCACCGTGGCCGGCATGCTGATCGGCCATGTCCTGGTCACCATGCCCTTCGTCGTCGCCACGGTGACGGCCTCGCTGGTCGGCTTCGACCTCAGCCTGGAGGAGGCGGCCCGCAGCCTCGGCGCCTCGCCCTTCACCGCCTTCCGCAAGATCACCCTGCGCATCGTCTCCTCCGGCATCTCGGCCGGGGCGATCTTCGCCTTCATCGTCTCGTTCGGCCAGTTCGAGGTGGCGCTGTTCCTGTCGACGCCGAACATGCAGACCCTGCCGATGGCGATGTACATCTCGCTGCGCTACGCCTTCCAGCCCATCGCCGCCGCCGCCGGCATCTTCGCCATCGCCCTGGTCGTGGTCTCCACCGTGATCACGTCCCGTCTCGTCAACCTCAGGCGCATGTTCGGCGCCTGA
- a CDS encoding ABC transporter permease codes for MAMAEGAVLSRTAGRARRRPWQGLGLWWLVLPALLFFLAFFVVPVLSLFALSLDKSAAGVVTLQGDFTLANFERIFTRDIYSLAIVRSIGIALAVAVVCLILGYPLAFLIAKTEHPGRNTALMVLVLSSMQLDMVIRLYGLMVLMGDNGLINGTLIAAGLIEKPLPLMYNIFGVIVGLVQVTLPFMVLSLIGIIKGIHPSLEEAARSLGASRWAAFRHVVLPLSMPGVLAGSLLVFALAISSYVVPALMGGWKVMVLPIHIFQQISETGRWQFGSAVAVVLFVISLLAIAIYHRAASRSAGGRA; via the coding sequence ATGGCGATGGCGGAAGGCGCGGTTCTGTCCCGCACGGCCGGCCGGGCCCGGCGCCGCCCCTGGCAGGGGCTGGGCCTGTGGTGGCTGGTGCTGCCGGCGCTGCTGTTCTTCCTCGCCTTCTTCGTCGTTCCCGTCCTGTCGCTGTTCGCCCTGTCGCTCGACAAGTCCGCCGCCGGCGTCGTCACGCTGCAGGGCGATTTCACGCTGGCGAACTTCGAGCGCATCTTCACCCGCGACATCTATTCCCTCGCCATCGTCCGCTCGATCGGCATCGCGCTCGCCGTGGCGGTGGTCTGCCTGATCCTCGGCTATCCCCTGGCCTTCCTCATCGCCAAGACCGAGCATCCCGGCCGCAACACCGCGCTGATGGTCCTCGTGCTGTCCTCGATGCAGCTCGACATGGTGATCCGGCTCTACGGCCTGATGGTGCTGATGGGCGACAACGGCCTGATCAACGGCACGCTGATCGCCGCCGGCCTGATCGAGAAACCCCTGCCGCTGATGTACAACATCTTCGGCGTGATCGTCGGCCTGGTGCAGGTGACGCTGCCCTTCATGGTGCTGTCGCTGATCGGCATCATCAAGGGCATCCATCCCTCGCTGGAGGAGGCGGCCCGCAGCCTCGGCGCCTCGCGCTGGGCCGCCTTCCGCCATGTCGTCCTGCCGCTCTCCATGCCCGGCGTGCTGGCGGGAAGCCTGCTCGTCTTCGCGCTCGCCATCAGCTCCTATGTCGTGCCGGCCCTGATGGGCGGCTGGAAGGTGATGGTGCTGCCCATCCACATCTTCCAGCAGATCTCCGAGACCGGGCGCTGGCAGTTCGGCTCGGCCGTGGCGGTGGTGCTGTTCGTCATCAGCCTCCTCGCCATCGCGATCTACCATCGCGCCGCGTCCCGCTCGGCCGGGGGGAGGGCGTGA